A window of the Rhizobium brockwellii genome harbors these coding sequences:
- a CDS encoding DUF3419 family protein, which yields MSEFAPDAGFRKNRKLKDALLRHKAFSKDGFSERLFGLLFSGLVYPQIWEDPDLDMQAMELKPNHRIVTIGSGGCNMLAYLSKTPASIDVVDLNPHHIALNRLKLAAFKHLPGHADLVRFLAMPNEKSNSRAYDQHLAARLDEATRSYWNGRKFGRRRVTVFDRNIYETGLLGRFIGAAHLLARLHGVKLREMTKTRSIREQRQFFDEQIAPLFEKPVVRWITGRKSSLFGLGIPPQQYDELASLAADHSIAPVLKHRLEKLACHFPMSDNYFAWQAFGRRYGTEAEGPLPTYLKSEHYQVIRANVDRVNVHHASFTELLAREPAASRDRYILLDAQDWMTDEQLNNVWTEITRTAREGACVIFRTAAEKSIIEGRLAPVIRDQWDYFEEKSFELTALDRSAIYGGFHIYGKKA from the coding sequence ATGTCAGAATTTGCACCGGATGCCGGCTTCCGCAAGAACCGGAAACTCAAGGACGCCCTTCTTCGCCATAAGGCTTTTTCGAAGGATGGCTTTTCCGAGCGTCTCTTCGGCCTTCTCTTCTCCGGCCTCGTCTATCCGCAGATATGGGAGGATCCGGATCTCGACATGCAGGCGATGGAGCTGAAGCCCAACCATCGCATCGTCACCATCGGCTCCGGCGGCTGCAACATGCTCGCCTATCTCTCCAAGACGCCGGCCTCGATCGACGTCGTCGATCTCAACCCGCACCACATCGCGCTGAACCGCCTGAAGCTTGCCGCCTTCAAGCATCTTCCCGGCCATGCCGATCTCGTCCGCTTCCTGGCGATGCCGAACGAGAAGTCGAACAGCCGCGCTTACGACCAGCATCTCGCCGCCCGCCTCGATGAGGCGACCCGCAGCTACTGGAACGGCCGCAAGTTCGGCCGCCGCCGCGTCACTGTCTTCGACCGCAACATTTACGAAACCGGCCTGCTCGGCCGCTTCATCGGCGCCGCTCACCTTCTTGCCCGCCTGCATGGCGTCAAGCTGCGCGAGATGACCAAGACCCGCTCGATCCGCGAGCAGCGCCAGTTCTTCGACGAGCAGATCGCACCGCTCTTCGAAAAGCCGGTCGTGCGCTGGATCACCGGTCGCAAGAGCTCGCTCTTCGGCCTCGGGATTCCGCCGCAGCAATATGATGAACTTGCAAGCCTTGCCGCTGATCATTCGATCGCGCCGGTGCTGAAGCACCGCCTGGAAAAGCTCGCCTGTCATTTCCCGATGAGCGACAATTATTTCGCCTGGCAGGCCTTCGGCCGCCGCTACGGCACCGAAGCGGAAGGCCCGCTGCCGACCTATTTGAAGTCGGAGCACTATCAGGTGATCCGCGCCAATGTCGACCGCGTCAACGTCCACCACGCAAGCTTCACCGAGCTTCTGGCCCGCGAGCCGGCCGCCTCGCGCGACCGCTACATCCTCCTCGACGCACAGGACTGGATGACGGATGAGCAGTTGAACAACGTTTGGACGGAAATCACCCGCACGGCGCGTGAAGGGGCCTGCGTGATCTTCCGCACCGCCGCCGAAAAAAGCATTATCGAAGGCCGTCTGGCGCCTGTGATCCGCGACCAGTGGGATTACTTCGAGGAGAAGTCGTTTGAACTGACCGCGCTCGATCGCTCGGCAATCTACGGCGGCTTCCACATTTACGGGAAGAAGGCGTGA
- a CDS encoding class I SAM-dependent methyltransferase, with protein sequence MSKVDTEAAGKSDEHASLMDGMYRYQRHIYDLTRKYYLLGRDSTIRNLDVAEGGSLLEVGCGTGRNMAFAHRHFPTAKLFGLDISQEMLISARKTFATKATIPEFRVADATAFTPREFGVSGFDRILISYALSMIPDWERAVDASIAALNPGGQLHIVDFGQQEGLPGWFRRMLQSWLAKFHVTPRPDLREVLEAQAHENNATLVFDAVGGGYAWRAAIISKRS encoded by the coding sequence GTGAGCAAGGTCGACACTGAGGCGGCAGGAAAGAGCGATGAACATGCCAGCCTCATGGATGGCATGTACCGCTACCAGCGGCACATCTACGACCTGACCCGCAAATATTATCTTCTCGGCCGCGACAGCACGATCCGCAATCTCGACGTGGCCGAAGGCGGCAGCCTTCTGGAAGTCGGCTGCGGCACCGGGCGCAACATGGCCTTCGCCCACAGGCATTTCCCGACCGCCAAGCTGTTCGGCCTCGACATTTCCCAGGAGATGCTGATTTCGGCACGCAAGACCTTCGCCACCAAGGCGACGATCCCGGAATTCCGCGTCGCCGACGCCACGGCATTCACACCGCGTGAATTCGGCGTCAGCGGCTTCGACCGCATCCTGATCTCCTATGCCTTGTCGATGATCCCGGACTGGGAGCGCGCCGTCGATGCTTCGATCGCCGCACTCAATCCCGGCGGCCAGCTGCACATTGTCGATTTCGGCCAGCAGGAAGGCTTGCCGGGCTGGTTCCGGCGCATGCTGCAGTCCTGGCTTGCGAAATTCCACGTCACCCCGCGCCCCGATCTGCGCGAGGTCCTGGAAGCGCAAGCCCATGAAAACAACGCTACATTGGTGTTCGATGCCGTCGGCGGCGGTTATGCTTGGCGGGCAGCTATTATCAGCAAGCGCTCATAA
- a CDS encoding glycoside hydrolase family 25 protein, with translation MRRLLFCVLPLAIMLAGCSSSGYDYLETASIKPKTRFKDTDPQDFGPKHPQQNQVHGIDISKWQGDIDWGTVKNSGVAFAFIKATEGKDRVDPRFDEYWREARAAGIPHAPYHFYYFCSSADQQADWFIRNVPKEAMRLPPVLDVEWNAESKTCRYRPDAETVRAEMQRFMDRLEAYYGKRPIIYTSVDFHRENLAGYFQDYHFWVRSVAKHPEVTYSDRRWAFWQYTSTGVIPGISGPTDINVFAGSAKNWNNWVAAVSKDRNS, from the coding sequence ATGCGCCGGCTTTTGTTTTGCGTTTTGCCCCTGGCCATCATGCTGGCCGGCTGCAGTTCCTCCGGTTATGACTACCTCGAAACGGCGTCGATCAAGCCGAAGACGCGCTTCAAGGATACCGATCCGCAGGATTTCGGTCCGAAGCATCCGCAGCAGAACCAGGTCCACGGCATCGATATTTCCAAATGGCAAGGCGATATCGACTGGGGCACGGTGAAGAATTCCGGTGTCGCTTTCGCCTTCATCAAGGCAACCGAAGGCAAGGACAGGGTCGATCCGCGCTTCGACGAATACTGGCGCGAAGCCCGCGCCGCCGGCATCCCACACGCTCCCTATCATTTCTATTATTTCTGCTCTTCGGCCGATCAGCAGGCCGACTGGTTCATCCGCAACGTACCGAAGGAGGCCATGCGCCTGCCGCCGGTGCTCGACGTCGAATGGAACGCCGAATCGAAGACCTGCCGCTACCGCCCCGACGCTGAAACGGTGCGCGCCGAAATGCAGCGTTTCATGGACCGGTTGGAAGCCTATTACGGCAAGCGCCCGATCATTTATACCTCGGTCGATTTCCACCGCGAAAATCTCGCCGGCTACTTCCAGGATTATCATTTCTGGGTTCGTTCGGTGGCGAAACACCCCGAGGTAACCTATTCCGACCGTCGTTGGGCCTTCTGGCAATATACCTCGACTGGCGTCATTCCCGGCATCAGCGGTCCGACCGATATCAATGTCTTTGCCGGCAGTGCAAAGAACTGGAACAATTGGGTCGCAGCCGTTTCCAAGGATAGAAATTCTTAG
- a CDS encoding lytic murein transglycosylase — MHRSLASCSALALLFALALAGVAAAQQAPDAAPAAPCGGDLSAFLEGVKKDAVAAGASAAAADEAFAGAEIDPKVLSRDRAQGVFKQTFLEFSQRTVSQARLDIGRQKMKQYADVFARAEQDFGVPPGVITAFWAMETDFGAVQGDFNTRNALVTLSHDCRRPELFRPQLIALIEMVQHGDLDPATNTGAWAGEIGQVQMLPRDIIAYGMDGDGDGHIRLKQSGPDAILTAAKFIQHLGFERGQPWLQEVTVPDNLPFEKSGLGGTMKAGEWFALGVKPRDGNTAFGNLEGDLVLPQGRMGPAFIAYPNFKIYLEWNKSFIYTTSAAYFGTRLSGAEPYLKGVPEQGLASDQMKALQTKLQSLGHDVGEIDGILGSGTRVAIQKEQQRLGMPADGWATPALLNAL, encoded by the coding sequence ATGCACCGCTCGCTCGCAAGCTGCTCTGCACTCGCCCTCCTGTTTGCGCTTGCCCTCGCCGGCGTCGCGGCCGCCCAGCAGGCGCCTGACGCAGCCCCGGCCGCACCCTGCGGCGGCGATCTGTCCGCCTTCCTCGAAGGTGTCAAGAAAGACGCAGTCGCAGCCGGCGCCAGTGCGGCAGCCGCCGACGAGGCCTTCGCTGGCGCCGAGATCGATCCCAAGGTGCTGAGCCGGGATCGCGCCCAGGGCGTCTTCAAGCAGACCTTCCTCGAATTCTCCCAGCGCACCGTCAGCCAGGCTCGCCTCGACATCGGCCGCCAGAAGATGAAGCAATATGCCGACGTCTTTGCCCGCGCCGAGCAGGATTTCGGCGTGCCCCCGGGCGTCATCACCGCCTTCTGGGCGATGGAAACCGATTTCGGCGCCGTCCAGGGCGATTTCAATACCCGCAACGCTCTTGTGACGCTGTCGCATGATTGCCGCCGCCCGGAACTCTTCCGTCCGCAGCTGATCGCCCTTATCGAGATGGTCCAGCACGGCGACCTCGACCCCGCCACCAATACCGGCGCCTGGGCCGGCGAGATCGGCCAAGTGCAGATGCTGCCGCGCGACATCATTGCCTATGGCATGGATGGCGACGGCGACGGTCATATCCGCCTGAAGCAGAGCGGCCCGGACGCCATCCTGACGGCGGCGAAATTCATCCAGCACCTCGGCTTCGAGCGCGGCCAGCCCTGGCTGCAGGAAGTGACCGTGCCCGATAACCTGCCCTTTGAGAAGTCCGGTCTTGGCGGCACGATGAAAGCGGGAGAATGGTTCGCGCTCGGCGTCAAGCCGCGCGACGGCAATACCGCCTTCGGCAACCTGGAAGGCGATCTCGTTCTGCCACAGGGTCGCATGGGACCGGCTTTTATCGCCTACCCTAATTTCAAGATCTATCTCGAATGGAACAAGTCGTTCATCTACACGACCTCGGCCGCCTATTTCGGGACACGCCTTTCGGGCGCCGAACCCTATCTCAAGGGCGTGCCGGAACAGGGGCTTGCCAGCGACCAGATGAAGGCGCTGCAGACCAAACTGCAGTCGCTCGGCCATGATGTCGGCGAGATCGACGGCATCCTCGGCTCCGGCACACGTGTCGCGATCCAGAAGGAACAGCAGCGCCTCGGCATGCCGGCTGACGGCTGGGCGACGCCTGCCCTCCTCAACGCCCTCTGA
- a CDS encoding DMT family transporter: MDIRMNAWTWGLLVLLGLIWGGSFFFARIAVQHVPPLTLVFFRLLLAALALHIYIAGRFDFYAILKARWREFLILGLINNALPHALIFFGQTRIGAGLAAILNATTPIWTVLIANYFTSDEKLSPAKIAGCLAGLAGTIVLIGPGMSAGGEAPLWALLLPVLAAISYGFAATYGKRFKNVPAPVTAAGQLTASSLLSLPLSLLADHPWALAAPPLDALFAILALALLSTAFGYILYFRIMAAAGATNASLVTLLVPPSAILLGVLFLGERLALSEFAGMALIGFGLVILDGRAYRLLAKAA; encoded by the coding sequence GTGGACATCAGAATGAATGCCTGGACCTGGGGTCTGCTGGTCCTGCTCGGCCTGATCTGGGGCGGCTCCTTCTTCTTTGCCCGCATCGCCGTCCAGCACGTGCCGCCGCTGACCCTCGTCTTCTTCAGGCTGCTGCTCGCAGCGCTGGCGCTGCATATCTATATCGCCGGCCGTTTCGACTTCTATGCGATCCTCAAAGCCCGCTGGCGCGAATTCCTTATCCTCGGGCTCATCAACAATGCCCTGCCGCATGCGCTGATCTTCTTCGGCCAGACCCGCATCGGCGCCGGTCTTGCGGCGATCCTGAATGCGACGACACCGATCTGGACCGTGCTGATCGCCAACTACTTCACCTCAGATGAGAAGCTGTCGCCGGCTAAGATCGCCGGCTGCCTGGCCGGCCTGGCCGGAACGATCGTGCTGATCGGCCCCGGCATGTCGGCCGGTGGCGAAGCCCCGCTCTGGGCGCTGCTTCTTCCCGTGCTTGCCGCGATCTCCTATGGTTTCGCCGCCACTTACGGAAAACGCTTCAAGAATGTTCCCGCCCCGGTCACCGCAGCCGGTCAGTTGACTGCCTCCTCGCTGCTTTCGCTTCCGCTGTCGCTGCTTGCTGATCACCCCTGGGCGCTTGCCGCACCGCCGCTGGATGCCCTCTTCGCCATCCTGGCTCTGGCGCTGCTGTCGACCGCCTTCGGCTACATCCTCTATTTCCGGATCATGGCGGCGGCCGGCGCCACCAATGCCTCGCTCGTCACTCTGCTGGTGCCGCCGAGCGCCATCCTTCTCGGCGTGCTCTTCCTTGGCGAAAGGCTCGCACTGAGCGAATTTGCCGGCATGGCGCTGATCGGTTTCGGCCTCGTCATTCTCGACGGCCGCGCCTATCGCCTGCTGGCGAAGGCCGCCTGA
- the metF gene encoding methylenetetrahydrofolate reductase [NAD(P)H] gives MVLKNEARDRNIRVSFEFFPPKSEEMEGQLWHTVSQLQDWDPDFVSVTYGAGGTTKAPTLTTVTRFLSQTPLATASHLTCVGATKEETHQVVDTFRKAGVTHFVALRGDAPGGAGAPYQPHPGGYANAAELVAGLKEIGDFEISVSAYPEKHPESLDTAADIDMLKRKADNGADRALTQFFFDNDNFERYLERVRGAGISIPVVPGIMPIQNLTQLKRFAGACGTIIPAFLDERFEGFDDKPEERAKVAAEVAAEQIEDLVRRGIHDFHLYTMNRAPLVSAVLDNLGLSRRQTRTAGAAA, from the coding sequence ATGGTTTTGAAAAACGAAGCGCGGGACCGCAACATCAGGGTCTCCTTCGAATTCTTCCCACCGAAATCGGAGGAGATGGAAGGGCAGCTCTGGCATACCGTCAGCCAGCTGCAGGATTGGGACCCGGATTTCGTGTCGGTGACTTATGGCGCCGGCGGCACCACCAAAGCGCCGACGCTGACCACGGTCACGCGGTTCCTGTCGCAGACGCCGCTTGCCACCGCCTCGCATCTCACCTGCGTCGGCGCGACGAAGGAAGAGACGCATCAGGTGGTCGACACGTTCCGCAAAGCCGGCGTGACGCATTTCGTGGCGCTGCGCGGCGATGCGCCCGGCGGCGCCGGCGCGCCCTACCAGCCGCATCCCGGCGGTTACGCCAATGCGGCGGAGCTGGTGGCCGGCCTGAAGGAAATCGGCGATTTCGAGATTTCGGTTTCCGCCTATCCGGAAAAACACCCGGAGAGCCTCGACACGGCGGCCGATATCGACATGCTGAAACGCAAGGCCGACAATGGCGCCGACCGGGCACTGACGCAGTTCTTCTTCGACAACGACAATTTCGAGCGTTACCTGGAGCGAGTGCGCGGCGCCGGCATCTCGATCCCTGTTGTGCCCGGCATCATGCCGATCCAGAACCTGACGCAGCTGAAACGCTTCGCCGGCGCCTGCGGCACGATCATCCCCGCCTTCCTCGATGAGCGCTTCGAAGGCTTCGACGACAAGCCCGAGGAGCGGGCGAAGGTCGCCGCCGAAGTCGCTGCCGAACAGATCGAGGATCTCGTCCGGCGCGGCATCCATGATTTCCATCTCTATACGATGAACCGTGCGCCGCTGGTTTCCGCCGTGCTCGACAATCTCGGTCTTTCCCGCCGGCAAACAAGAACTGCGGGCGCAGCCGCCTGA
- a CDS encoding ArsR/SmtB family transcription factor: protein MSEPLKLGLDALVDVLKAAGEPTRLRLLALLDGGDLTVTDLTEILGQSQPRISRHLKLLGEAELIERYQEGAWAYFRLKQDGKAAMLVRALLKHVSENDPTILRDGERLSLVKRQRAERAQAYFSRNAAEWDELRRLHAADEEVDAAVIRLLGSQPIDSLLDLGTGTGRILELLSGLYRRATGVDASRDMLSVARANLDKSRITKATVRHADILNLPFEGQDFDLVTIHQVLHFFDQPDIAIAEASRMLRPGGRLVVIDLAPHTLEYLRDEHAHVRLGFSHQAMSDWLRKSGLDVEQVVDLHPGQQSGQGLTVTVWLARDPRRLMASQASEGAEPTFAGRV, encoded by the coding sequence ATGAGCGAACCCTTGAAGCTTGGACTGGATGCGCTGGTGGACGTCTTGAAGGCGGCCGGCGAGCCCACGCGCCTGCGTCTTCTGGCGCTTCTTGACGGCGGCGACCTGACGGTGACCGATCTTACCGAAATTCTCGGCCAATCCCAGCCCCGCATCTCCCGCCACCTGAAGCTGCTCGGCGAGGCCGAACTGATCGAACGCTACCAGGAAGGCGCCTGGGCCTATTTCCGCCTCAAGCAGGACGGTAAGGCCGCCATGCTGGTGCGGGCGTTGCTGAAGCATGTTTCCGAGAACGATCCGACCATCCTTCGCGACGGCGAACGGCTTTCGCTGGTCAAGCGCCAGCGCGCCGAGCGGGCACAGGCCTATTTCAGCCGCAACGCGGCCGAATGGGACGAACTTCGCCGCCTGCATGCGGCCGATGAGGAGGTCGACGCTGCCGTCATCCGGCTGCTCGGCAGCCAGCCGATCGACTCGCTGCTCGATCTTGGCACCGGCACCGGCCGCATCCTCGAACTCCTGTCCGGGCTCTACCGCCGCGCGACCGGCGTCGATGCCAGCCGCGATATGCTGAGCGTGGCACGCGCCAATCTCGACAAATCCCGCATCACCAAGGCCACCGTGCGGCACGCCGATATCCTGAACCTGCCGTTCGAGGGACAGGACTTCGATCTGGTGACAATCCATCAGGTGCTGCATTTCTTCGATCAGCCGGATATTGCGATCGCCGAAGCGTCGCGCATGCTCCGGCCGGGCGGCCGGCTCGTGGTCATCGACCTTGCGCCGCACACGCTCGAATATCTCCGCGACGAGCATGCGCATGTCCGTCTCGGCTTTTCGCACCAGGCAATGTCCGACTGGCTGCGCAAGAGCGGGCTCGACGTCGAGCAGGTCGTCGATCTTCATCCGGGTCAGCAAAGCGGGCAGGGGTTGACGGTCACCGTCTGGCTCGCGCGCGATCCGAGGCGCCTTATGGCTTCGCAGGCGAGCGAAGGTGCCGAACCTACATTTGCCGGGAGGGTATGA
- the ettA gene encoding energy-dependent translational throttle protein EttA: MARQFIYHMSGLNKAYGNKKILENIHLSFYPDAKIGILGPNGAGKSTVLRIIAGQDKEYTGEAWLAEGATVGYLEQEPHLDPNKTVFENVMEGVASKTAVLDRYNELMMNYSDETAEEGAKLQDVIDSQNLWDLESRVEMAMEALRCPPRDADVTSLSGGERRRVALCRLLLSQPDLLLLDEPTNHLDAETIAWLEKHLRDYPGAVMMITHDRYFLDNVTGWILELDRGRGIPYEGNYSAYLQAKAKRMLQESREDASRQKAISREQEWIASSPKARQAKSKARIKSYEQLVDAAEKQRPGDAQIIIPVSERLGQVVIEMDGITKGFEGRTLINDLSIKLPPGGIVGIIGPNGAGKTTLFRMITGQETPDGGSIRIGETVHLGYVDQSRDTLVADKTVWEEISGGAEIIKLGKFDMNSRAYCGAFNFKGGDQQQKVGNLSGGQRNRVHLAKMLKAGGNVLLLDEPTNDLDTETLGALENALENFAGCAIIISHDRMFLDRLATHILAFEGDGHVEWFEGNFEDYEQDKVRRLGPDALNPGSQAHKRLTR, translated from the coding sequence ATGGCACGTCAGTTCATCTATCATATGTCCGGCCTCAACAAGGCCTATGGCAACAAGAAGATCCTGGAGAATATCCACCTTTCGTTCTACCCGGATGCCAAGATCGGTATTCTTGGTCCGAACGGCGCTGGTAAATCCACCGTGCTGCGCATCATCGCAGGCCAGGACAAGGAGTATACCGGCGAAGCCTGGCTCGCCGAAGGTGCGACCGTCGGCTATCTGGAGCAGGAGCCGCATCTCGATCCCAACAAGACGGTGTTCGAGAATGTCATGGAAGGCGTTGCCTCGAAGACGGCCGTCCTCGATCGTTACAATGAATTGATGATGAACTATTCCGACGAGACGGCGGAAGAGGGCGCCAAGCTTCAGGACGTCATCGACAGCCAGAACCTCTGGGATCTGGAAAGCCGGGTCGAAATGGCGATGGAAGCGCTACGCTGCCCGCCGCGTGACGCCGATGTCACCAGCCTTTCGGGTGGTGAGCGACGCCGTGTCGCGCTCTGCCGCCTGCTGCTTTCGCAGCCGGATCTGCTGCTGCTCGACGAACCGACCAACCACCTGGACGCCGAAACCATCGCCTGGCTCGAAAAACATCTGCGCGACTATCCGGGCGCCGTGATGATGATTACCCACGATCGCTACTTCCTGGATAACGTCACCGGCTGGATCCTCGAACTCGACCGTGGCCGTGGCATTCCCTACGAAGGCAACTATTCGGCCTACCTGCAGGCGAAAGCCAAGCGGATGCTGCAGGAAAGCCGCGAAGACGCATCGCGCCAGAAGGCGATCAGCCGCGAACAGGAATGGATCGCTTCCAGCCCGAAGGCCCGTCAGGCCAAGTCTAAGGCGCGTATCAAGTCCTACGAGCAGTTGGTGGATGCCGCCGAGAAGCAGCGTCCCGGCGACGCACAGATCATCATCCCGGTCAGCGAGCGCCTCGGCCAAGTGGTCATCGAGATGGACGGCATCACAAAGGGCTTCGAGGGCCGCACGCTGATCAACGACCTGTCGATCAAGCTGCCGCCAGGCGGCATCGTCGGCATCATCGGCCCGAACGGCGCCGGTAAGACGACGCTATTCAGAATGATCACCGGCCAGGAAACGCCGGATGGCGGTTCGATCCGCATCGGCGAGACCGTGCATCTCGGTTATGTCGACCAGAGCCGTGACACCCTTGTGGCCGACAAGACGGTCTGGGAGGAAATCTCCGGCGGCGCCGAAATCATCAAGCTTGGCAAATTCGACATGAACTCCCGTGCCTATTGCGGCGCCTTCAACTTCAAGGGCGGCGACCAGCAGCAGAAGGTCGGCAATCTCTCTGGTGGTCAGCGCAACCGTGTTCACCTTGCCAAGATGCTGAAGGCCGGCGGCAACGTTCTGCTGCTCGACGAACCGACCAACGACCTCGATACGGAAACGCTGGGTGCCTTGGAAAACGCGCTGGAGAACTTTGCCGGCTGCGCCATCATCATCAGCCATGATCGCATGTTTCTCGACCGTCTGGCGACGCATATCCTCGCTTTCGAAGGCGACGGCCATGTCGAATGGTTCGAAGGCAACTTCGAGGATTATGAGCAGGACAAGGTGCGCCGCCTTGGCCCCGATGCCCTAAACCCGGGCAGCCAGGCTCACAAGCGCCTGACACGCTGA
- a CDS encoding ribonuclease T2 family protein, translating into MSSMQLRTLSFAVSMVVAGAAMAQEAGGRTRFILAASWQPAFCQTNQKKPECATQATERHDATNFSLHGLWPMRQDYCGVSAEQKAADKDGDWNKLPEVTLAAETQAALAKAMPGTQSGLERHEWVKHGTCTKMSADDYFGVGMHLVGALNASAVRDLFAANIGKPVKAEAIKAAFDKSFGPGAGDRVKMSCRRAGNIRMISELTIGLSEAAGAASAKSAGLADLIQGAGKTSFGCDEGVVDAAGF; encoded by the coding sequence ATGAGCAGCATGCAGTTGCGTACCTTGTCGTTCGCCGTGTCGATGGTTGTTGCCGGCGCTGCCATGGCGCAGGAGGCTGGCGGGCGCACCCGCTTCATTCTGGCGGCAAGCTGGCAGCCGGCTTTTTGCCAGACAAATCAGAAGAAGCCTGAATGCGCTACGCAGGCCACGGAGCGCCATGATGCGACAAACTTCTCGTTGCACGGGCTATGGCCGATGCGGCAGGATTATTGCGGCGTGAGCGCCGAGCAGAAGGCCGCCGACAAGGATGGCGACTGGAACAAGCTGCCGGAGGTCACGCTTGCGGCGGAGACGCAGGCGGCGCTCGCAAAGGCGATGCCCGGCACGCAGTCCGGGCTGGAACGGCATGAATGGGTGAAGCATGGCACCTGCACGAAGATGAGCGCCGACGACTATTTCGGCGTCGGCATGCATCTCGTGGGCGCACTCAACGCGTCGGCCGTGCGCGATCTCTTCGCTGCCAATATCGGCAAGCCGGTCAAGGCCGAAGCGATCAAGGCGGCTTTCGACAAGAGCTTCGGGCCGGGTGCCGGCGATCGTGTCAAGATGAGCTGCCGACGAGCCGGCAATATCAGGATGATCAGCGAGCTGACGATCGGGCTTTCGGAAGCCGCCGGAGCGGCATCGGCGAAAAGTGCCGGCCTCGCCGACCTGATCCAGGGCGCTGGAAAAACGTCGTTCGGCTGTGACGAGGGCGTCGTCGATGCTGCGGGCTTTTGA
- a CDS encoding alpha/beta fold hydrolase, translating to MFSETQRLAVSGASLACHHAEAITPARGILLISHGLAEHSKRYRVFAETMAARGYHVYAHDHRGHGETTAPDAPIGRFAQRGGVERVISDVIVMRGHAASRYPGLPVILFGHSMGGLIALNAAVTAPADFHAVAIWNSNFAVGLAGRAAQAILLAERMLKGSDVPSGLLPKLTFGAWGKSIPGRRTEFDWLSHRPDEVEKYVDDPLCGFDASVSLWLDLFELTFRAPQKIHLDRLPRDMPIHLVGGGEDPATERGKAVHWLSNHLKGQGFSRISTEIYQDMRHETLNEIGAHAAISAFADWCDRAVARS from the coding sequence ATGTTTTCTGAAACGCAAAGGCTCGCCGTATCAGGGGCGTCGCTGGCCTGTCACCATGCCGAGGCCATCACCCCCGCACGCGGTATCCTGCTGATATCCCATGGCTTGGCCGAACATTCGAAACGATACCGCGTCTTTGCCGAGACGATGGCGGCACGCGGTTATCATGTCTATGCCCATGATCATCGAGGGCACGGCGAGACGACGGCACCCGATGCGCCGATCGGCCGCTTCGCCCAGCGCGGCGGGGTCGAAAGGGTGATCAGCGACGTCATCGTCATGCGCGGCCATGCAGCCTCCCGCTATCCCGGCCTGCCGGTGATCCTCTTCGGCCATTCGATGGGCGGCCTTATCGCCCTCAATGCTGCCGTCACGGCTCCGGCCGACTTCCACGCTGTCGCCATTTGGAATTCGAATTTCGCCGTCGGTCTTGCCGGCCGCGCCGCCCAGGCGATCCTGCTTGCCGAGCGCATGCTGAAGGGCTCCGACGTGCCGAGCGGCTTGCTGCCGAAGCTCACCTTCGGCGCCTGGGGCAAATCCATTCCCGGCCGCCGCACCGAGTTCGATTGGCTGTCGCATCGTCCTGATGAAGTCGAAAAGTATGTCGACGATCCACTCTGCGGCTTCGACGCCTCAGTCTCTCTCTGGCTCGATCTCTTCGAGCTGACCTTCCGCGCGCCGCAGAAAATCCATCTCGACCGGCTGCCGCGGGATATGCCGATCCATCTGGTCGGTGGCGGAGAGGACCCGGCGACGGAGCGTGGAAAAGCCGTGCACTGGCTGTCAAACCATTTGAAAGGCCAAGGCTTCTCCCGTATCAGCACTGAGATATATCAGGACATGCGCCACGAAACACTGAATGAGATCGGCGCGCATGCGGCGATCTCAGCCTTCGCGGACTGGTGCGACAGGGCCGTCGCAAGATCCTGA